One region of Primulina tabacum isolate GXHZ01 chromosome 1, ASM2559414v2, whole genome shotgun sequence genomic DNA includes:
- the LOC142551174 gene encoding malate dehydrogenase, chloroplastic-like yields MTSSATTFSIGSTAAAGSKVGPYSQLKASSAKSKSENHLISFNGLKAATSIRHDSKSLSTGSESAAALKHSYVKKAQKHYNRTHYHVQPHASYKVAVLGAAGGIGQPLALLIKMSPLVSQLNLYDIANVKGVAADLSHCNTPSVVTDFTGESNLPNSLKGSNVVVVPAGVPRKPGMTLDDLFNINANIVKTLVEAVADNCPDALIHIISNPINSTVPIAAEVLKEKGVYDPKKLFGVTTLDVVRANTFVAQRKNLRLIDVDIPVIGGHAGVTILPLLSKTKPSVAFNDEEVQELTLRIQNAGTEVVEAKAGAGSATLSMAYAAARFVESSLRGLDGDGDVYECAYVQSDLTELPFFASRIKLGRNGVEAFVPSILQGLTEYEQKALEALKPELKSSIEKGVAFVRKQPVAV; encoded by the coding sequence ATGACATCATCAGCAACCACCTTTTCAATTGGCTCCACCGCAGCTGCTGGCTCCAAAGTTGGCCCCTATTCACAACTAAAGGCGTCGAGTGCCAAGTCGAAATCTGAAAACCACCTTATTAGTTTCAATGGCCTCAAAGCAGCAACCTCCATAAGACATGACTCCAAGTCCTTGTCTACGGGCAGCGAGAGCGCTGCAGCTCTGAAGCACTCTTATGTCAAAAAAGCCCAAAAGCATTACAACAGAACACACTATCATGTTCAACCTCATGCTTCCTATAAGGTAGCTGTTCTTGGAGCTGCTGGTGGTATAGGCCAGCCGCTAGCACTTTTGATCAAAATGTCACCACTAGTTTCTCAACTAAACCTTTATGATATAGCAAACGTGAAGGGAGTTGCAGCTGATCTGAGTCACTGCAACACACCTTCGGTGGTTACAGATTTTACTGGAGAATCCAATCTCCCCAATAGTTTGAAGGGTTCTAATGTTGTTGTCGTACCTGCTGGTGTTCCAAGAAAGCCCGGTATGACCCTAGATGACCTCTTTAACATAAATGCCAACATAGTGAAAACATTAGTCGAGGCTGTTGCCGATAACTGCCCCGATGCCTTGATTCACATCATAAGCAATCCAATCAATTCGACAGTTCCAATTGCTGCCGAGGTCTTGAAAGAGAAGGGGGTATATGATCCCAAGAAGCTCTTCGGTGTTACCACTCTTGATGTAGTTCGAGCGAATACTTTTGTCGCTCAAAGAAAAAACTTGAGGCTTATTGATGTTGATATACCGGTTATTGGTGGCCATGCAGGAGTTACTATCCTCCCCTTGTTGTCAAAGACCAAACCGTCGGTCGCTTTTAATGACGAAGAAGTGCAAGAACTGACTCTTAGGATTCAAAATGCTGGCACAGAAGTTGTTGAGGCCAAGGCTGGAGCAGGATCAGCTACTCTTTCAATGGCATATGCCGCAGCTCGGTTTGTTGAGTCGTCCCTCCGTGGTCTGGATGGCGATGGTGATGTTTACGAATGTGCTTATGTCCAATCTGATCTTACAGAGCTGCCTTTCTTTGCCTCAAGAATTAAGCTTGGAAGAAATGGAGTTGAGGCTTTCGTTCCATCTATCCTTCAAGGATTAACCGAGTACGAACAGAAGGCATTGGAAGCTCTAAAGCCAGAATTGAAGTCGAGTATTGAGAAAGGCGTAGCATTTGTTCGGAAGCAGCCTGTGGCTGTTTAG
- the LOC142551207 gene encoding myb-related protein 306-like has translation MGRPPCCETIGVKKGPWTPEEDIILVSYVQEQGAGNWRAVPFNTGLLRCSKSCRLRWTNYLRPGIKRGNFTEHEEKIIIHLQELLGNRWAAIASYLPHRTDNDIKNYWNTHLKKKLNKLKGQGDISIHDHSSTISKGQWENRLQTDIHMAKQALCEALCIDKSDPKTPPDSEIYPVASQTETVPSTTYASSAENIARLLENWTKNYPNTWKAGINESDQGASLAHNHSIGSSSSPSEGTICTRMLSFNSSNYSDISVSVSAEEDAKFDAANFTPQTHEQETQIPLGMLEKWLFDDAAPQGQEADFMDLALGETTVDLF, from the exons ATGGGAAGACCGCCTTGCTGCGAAACAATTGGTGTGAAGAAAGGGCCATGGACTCCAGAAGAGGATATAATCTTGGTTTCTTATGTTCAAGAACAAGGCGCTGGGAATTGGAGAGCTGTTCCTTTCAATACAG GCTTGCTCAGATGCAGCAAGAGTTGCAGACTCCGGTGGACTAATTATCTTCGGCCGGGCATCAAGCGCGGTAACTTTACGGAACATGAGGAGAAGATAATCATCCACCTGCAAGAACTTCTTGGTAACCG ATGGGCCGCCATAGCTTCATACCTTCCTCACAGGACCGATAATGATATCAAGAACTATTGGAACACTCACCTAAAAAAGAAGCTTAATAAGCTGAAAGGGCAGGGAGATATTAGCATACATGATCATTCATCCACAATCTCGAAAGGCCAGTGGGAGAATAGGCTCCAAACAGACATTCACATGGCCAAACAAGCCTTGTGTGAAGCTCTGTGCATCGATAAATCAGACCCGAAAACACCCCCTGATTCGGAAATCTATCCGGTTGCTTCACAAACTGAGACAGTTCCTTCCACCACATACGCATCCAGCGCGGAAAACATAGCTCGTTTGCTCGAAAACTGGACTAAAAACTATCCGAATACATGGAAAGCCGGTATAAATGAGAGCGATCAGGGTGCTTCTTTAGCCCACAACCATTCCATTGGATCAAGTTCGAGCCCGAGTGAAGGAACAATCTGCACAAGAATGTTGAGTTTCAACTCATCAAACTATTCAGATATCTCTGTGTCTGTGTCAGCGGAGGAGGATGCTAAGTTTGATGCTGCGAATTTCACACCTCAAACACATGAGCAAGAAACGCAAATTCCCCTTGGTATGCTGGAGAAATGGCTGTTTGATGATGCAGCTCCGCAAGGGCAGGAAGCTGATTTCATGGACTTGGCTTTGGGGGAAACTACTGTTGATTTGTTCTGA
- the LOC142551200 gene encoding pentatricopeptide repeat-containing protein At3g47530-like, with protein MRRIYSFHCSRLYFGDPLSRSFIGAAAALDRHHESLSTTSSAAQHQLHDEKTTISLIKSCTKKSHLLQVHSYLLRTSYFYNTRIFLSFLSRFGTPLLRDLSYSHRIFCEFPDPSVSLYNTMIKAYSVTSDSAQKGLVLYQELLSLGIYANALSATVAVKCCVKIGSLSNGLQIHARIWKDGYKSDGLLLTTLVDFYSCLGKGGDACKLFDEMTRKDTVAWNVLISCYTRNGRTRDALGLFDLMRNSFECQPDNVTCLLVLQACASLNALEFGEKVHNYVTEQSLHNEINICNSLIAMYSRCGCVEKAFDVFKKMVSKDVVTWSSMISGLASNGYGRDAIAAFEEMQRAGVFPGDQTFTGLLSACSHSGLVNEGRQIFHCMSRDFGVLPNIHHYGCMVDLLGRAGLLEEAYNLIISMTFKPDAAMWRTLLGACRIHRQVELGERAIEHLVELKAQESGDYILLLNIYSSVGMWEKVVEVRKLMKDRGIQTTPACSTIKLRGHVHEFVADDVLHPRKKEIYEMMREINQQLRIAGYVAEVNLELRDMGAAEKENALSYHSEKLAIAFGVLSTPPGTTLRVAKDLRICLDCHNFAKLLSAVYNRKVIIRDRNRFHHFHGGHCSCNNYW; from the coding sequence ATGAGAAGAATCTACTCGTTTCATTGCTCACGATTATACTTTGGCGACCCTTTATCTCGATCTTTCATCGGAGCCGCCGCAGCACTTGATCGCCACCACGAGTCGCTGTCGACCACCTCCTCAGCAGCTCAACACCAACTCCATGATGAAAAGACGACGATTTCCCTCATAAAATCATGCACTAAAAAATCCCATTTGCTCCAGGTCCACTCTTATCTCCTCCGCACCTCTTATTTCTACAACACCCGCATTTTCCTCTCATTTCTCTCTCGATTCGGGACCCCTCTGTTGCGTGATTTATCCTACTCTCACAGAATATTTTGCGAGTTTCCTGATCCCAGCGTTTCTTTGTATAATACCATGATCAAGGCTTATTCGGTTACTAGTGATTCAGCTCAAAAAGGACTTGTGTTATACCAAGAATTACTTTCTTTAGGCATTTATGCCAACGCTTTGTCAGCGACAGTTGCCGTGAAATGTTGTGTAAAGATCGGGTCTTTGTCTAATGGGTTGCAGATTCATGCAAGGATTTGGAAAGATGGTTATAAATCTGATGGCCTTTTACTGACTACATTGGTGGATTTTTACTCGTGTTTAGGTAAAGGTGGTGATGCCTGTAAATTGTTTGATGAAATGACTCGTAAAGATACCGTTGCTTGGAATGTATTGATTTCTTGCTATACTCGTAACGGGCGAACACGAGATGCCTTGGGTTTGTTTGATCTAATGAGAAATTCATTCGAATGCCAACCAGACAATGTCACCTGTTTGCTTGTCCTTCAAGCTTGTGCAAGCTTGAATGCACTAGAATTCGGTGAAAAAGTCCATAACTATGTTACGGAACAAAGTCTTcacaatgaaataaatatttgcaATTCTCTTATAGCCATGTATTCGCGTTGTGGATGCGTGGAAAAAGCGTTCGACGTGTTTAAGAAGATGGTAAGTAAAGATGTGGTCACCTGGAGTTCGATGATTTCAGGTTTAGCGAGTAACGGGTATGGCAGAGATGCGATTGCAGCTTTCGAAGAGATGCAGAGAGCAGGTGTTTTCCCCGGTGATCAGACATTTACCGGGTTATTATCAGCTTGTAGCCACTCGGGTTTAGTCAATGAGGGTCGGCAGATTTTCCATTGTATGAGTCGAGATTTTGGGGTTCTTCCGAACATTCACCATTATGGGTGTATGGTAGATCTTTTGGGTCGTGCTGGTCTACTTGAGGAGGCATACAATCTCATCATTTCAATGACGTTCAAGCCCGATGCAGCAATGTGGAGAACATTGCTAGGAGCGTGTAGAATCCACCGCCAAGTTGAACTTGGAGAACGAGCCATCGAGCATTTGGTTGAGCTCAAAGCTCAAGAATCAGGGGACTATATCTTATTGTTGAATATTTATTCTTCCGTAGGTATGTGGGAAAAGGTTGTGGAAGTGAGGAAATTGATGAAAGATAGAGGTATTCAAACGACTCCGGCTTGTAGCACGATCAAGTTAAGAGGGCATGTTCATGAATTTGTTGCAGATGATGTTTTACATCCAAGAAAGAAGGAAATATATGAAATGATGCGGGAAATAAACCAGCAGCTTAGGATTGCTGGTTATGTCGCTGAAGTAAATTTGGAGTTGCGCGACATGGGAGCAGCAGAGAAGGAGAATGCACTTTCTTACCATAGTGAGAAATTGGCTATCGCTTTTGGGGTTCTTTCAACCCCACCTGGTACGACGTTGAGGGTTGCAAAAGATCTTCGTATATGTCTAGATTGCCATAATTTTGCTAAACTTCTGTCCGCAGTGTACAACCGGAAAGTGATTATCAGAGATCGGAATCGGTTTCATCATTTCCACGGGGGACACTGCTCCTGTAACAATTACTGGTGA
- the LOC142551166 gene encoding LOW QUALITY PROTEIN: geranylgeranyl diphosphate reductase, chloroplastic-like (The sequence of the model RefSeq protein was modified relative to this genomic sequence to represent the inferred CDS: inserted 2 bases in 1 codon), with protein MASITLKCFVGLRHSTALDNHSGSGCYQPCRSVPPQQRXLRIKASKSSPRVAGRNLRVAVVGGGPAGGSAAETLAKGGIETVLFERKLDNCKPCGGAIPLCMVGEFDLPLDIIDRRVTKMKMISPSNVAVDIGRTLKPHEYIGMVRREVLDSYLRDRAAAAGATVVNGLFLKMDLPKEKNAPYVMHYTDYNSKAGGAGEKKTIEVDAVIGADGANSRVAKGIGAGDYEYAIAFQERIKIPDSKMKYYEDLAEMYVGDDVSPDFYGWVFPKCDHVAVGTGTVTHKGDIKKFQTATRIRAQDKIEGGKIIRVEAHPIPEHPRPRRVLERVALVGDAAGYVTKCSGEGIYFAAKSGRMCAEAIVEGSENGKRMIDESDLRIYLEKWDKTYWPTYKVLDVLQKLFYRSNPAREAFVEMCADEYVQKMTFDSYLYKKVVPGNPLDDLKLAVNTIGSLVRANALKKEMEKLSV; from the exons ATGGCTTCTATCACCCTCAAATGCTTCGTTGGACTCCGCCACTCCACTGCATTGGACAACCATTCCGGCAGCGGCTGCTACCAACCCTGCCGTTCTGTCCCACCGCAGCAACG GCTCCGTATAAAGGCCTCGAAATCTAGTCCAAGAGTTGCTGGCCGCAACCTCAGAGTGGCTGTTGTAGGCGGTGGTCCAGCTGGTGGTTCTGCGGCGGAGACGCTTGCGAAGGGTGGCATTGAGACTGTCCTCTTTGAACGCAAGCTCGACAACTGTAAGCCATGTGGGGGTGCTATCCCGCTATGCATGGTGGGAGAATTCGATCTCCCGTTGGATATCATTGATCGGAGAGtgacaaagatgaaaatgaTCTCACCGTCGAATGTGGCGGTCGACATCGGGCGAACACTCAAGCCCCACGAGTACATCGGAATGGTCCGCCGAGAAGTGCTCGATTCCTACCTGCGCGACCGCGCTGCCGCCGCTGGTGCCACTGTTGTCAACGGGCTTTTCTTGAAAATGGACCTCCCTAAAGAGAAAAATGCCCCATACGTTATGCACTACACCGATTACAACTCTAAAGCCGGTGGTGCTGGGGAGAAGAAAACGATCGAAGTCGATGCTGTCATCGGTGCAGATGGCGCCAACTCCCGCGTAGCGAAAGGCATAGGCGCCGGCGACTACGAATACGCCATCGCATTCCAAGAGCGCATAAAAATCCCCGATTCCAAAATGAAGTATTACGAGGATCTAGCGGAAATGTACGTCGGGGACGATGTTTCCCCGGACTTTTACGGTTGGGTTTTCCCCAAATGCGACCACGTAGCCGTGGGCACTGGCACCGTAACCCACAAAGGAGACATAAAGAAATTCCAAACCGCAACCAGGATCCGAGCGCAAGACAAAATCGAAGGGGGCAAAATCATCCGTGTCGAGGCGCACCCAATCCCAGAACACCCAAGACCCCGAAGAGTCCTCGAACGGGTAGCACTAGTCGGCGACGCCGCCGGATACGTGACAAAATGCTCCGGCGAAGGGATATACTTCGCCGCAAAAAGCGGACGAATGTGCGCTGAAGCCATTGTTGAAGGATCCGAAAACGGGAAGCGAATGATCGATGAAAGTGATCTGCGAATATACTTGGAGAAATGGGACAAGACTTACTGGCCGACATACAAGGTTTTGGATGTGCTGCAGAAGTTATTTTACCGATCGAATCCAGCAAGGGAAGCTTTTGTAGAGATGTGTGCCGACGAATATGTGCAGAAGATGACATTTGACAGCTATTTGTACAAGAAAGTTGTGCCTGGGAACCCATTGGATGATTTGAAATTGGCTGTGAACACCATCGGAAGTTTGGTAAGGGCgaatgctttgaagaaggagatGGAGAAGCTGAGTGTCTAA
- the LOC142513556 gene encoding uncharacterized protein LOC142513556: METQHSTWSNYEVFPKEKYEDVFPFPTQLPPLDFSRQFTAADFQNELIIQEDSIDGVPLLGMLLSDNFYPSLDPVPHNPANIIQVGDADDFLCDSCPSVIHDETSEVVHIEDQAVELSNYGKICTVHDQEEVEKKELMKSWTPEVTVKNSPGSKVLTRQMISEYFYMPITQAAKELNVGLTLLKKRCRELGIQRWPHRKLMSLQTLIKNVLELGKDGGEVKLRDAIVILEQEKKLMEEIPDLQLEDKTKRLRQACFKANYKKRRLTGGNHVADSSSKSFDNPSNSDQNTPSPGFHTLVDADEEELEYLLSDYIYCNSGDFMMF; this comes from the exons ATGGAAACTCAGCACTCAACATGGTCAAATTATGAAGTCTTTCCtaaagaaaaatatgaggatgtTTTTCCATTTCCAACCCAACTACCCCCACTTGATTTCAG TCGACAATTCACTGCTGCGGACTTTCAAAATGAACTTATAATTCAGGAAGATTCCATTGATGGTGTTCCTTTATTAGGGATGCTTCTGAGTGACAATTTTTATCCATCTTTAGATCCTGTGCCACATAACCCTGCTAATATCATTCAAG TTGGTGATGCGGATGATTTCTTGTGCGATTCTTGCCCATCTGTAATTCATGACGAAACGAGCGAGGTAGTTCATATTGAAGACCAAGCAGTAGAATTAAGTAACTACGGAAAAATATGTACAGTCCATGACCAGGAGGAAGTAGAAAAGAAGGAACTAATGAAAAGTTGGACACCAGAAGTGACGGTGAAAAATAGTCCGGGTTCTAAAGTTTTGACAAGACAAATGATCAGCGAGTATTTTTACATGCCCATCACACAAGCAGCTAAGGAACTCAATGTTGGATTGACCCTTTTGAAGAAAAGGTGTAGGGAGTTGGGTATTCAGAGATGGCCGCATCGAAAACTCATGAGTCTTCAAACCCTAATAAAAAATGTTCTG GAATTGGGTAAAGATGGAGGAGAAGTAAAGCTGAGAGACGCCATTGTGATTTTAGAGCAAGAAAAGAAATTGATGGAAGAGATTCCTGATTTGCAGTTGGAGGACAAAACCAAGAGACTAAGAcaagcatgtttcaaagcaaattATAAGAAGAGAAGACTAACTGGAGGAAATCATGTGGCTGATTCATCTTCGAAATCCTTTGACAACCCTTCAAATTCCGATCAAAACACACCAAGCCCTGGCTTCCATACTCTCGTGGATGCCGACGAGGAAGAGTTGGAGTATTTGCTTTCCGATTACATTTATTGTAACTCTGGGGATTTTATGATGTTCTAA
- the LOC142551213 gene encoding protein PHYTOCHROME KINASE SUBSTRATE 3-like yields MENEDNMSLRVASFSCYLDRDKENLVRRISAQETPLVINSGKSKSPLIKSPFHANLSHSKDAQDSLKNGRTDSFSYLNTSGENFVFKVPRPIQDPVSAFTFSQDHHSKDGEISVFGADRYFNMKLEYTSGLKREFNKNRPVNLPRISSNAVQETRSLASETSSWTSQTEMMKNLRRNYSQTKQKKSTSWRIFAGFGCQVPCFDKKNVKINDQIIPNGITYKTSKAGRTGSDRISRHLTKNPDQESQKDFIIDKIKIEEDKSEEARKSIEVFGSRISSKGDIATNLERKLSMLTWDAIPDGKSHQNSIPAASTVGTSTIICDDMASDASSDLFEIDNISGCINQILASKTDQGDVVSCCMSPTSQYAPSEASIQWSVVTAGAVDYSSVLSDTEERWVSISGDMVSRNNNMNPRNRNGGGKEAQKIRPGGLLGCKNQKSVDVADQTVCLKALEKVKH; encoded by the coding sequence ATGGAGAATGAAGACAATATGAGTCTTCGTGTTGCCTCGTTTTCGTGTTACCTAGACAGGGATAAAGAAAACTTGGTTCGCCGGATTTCGGCCCAAGAAACACCTCTTGTCATAAACTCAGGAAAAAGTAAGTCCCCTTTAATAAAATCTCCATTCCATGCCAATCTTTCACACTCGAAAGACGCTCAAGATAGCTTAAAAAACGGCCGAACAGATTCATTTTCGTATCTCAACACTTCAGGAGAGAATTTTGTGTTCAAAGTTCCACGGCCAATCCAAGATCCTGTTTCAGCATTCACCTTCTCTCAAGATCACCATTCCAAAGATGGAGAAATCAGTGTTTTTGGCGCTGACAGGTACTTCAACATGAAATTAGAATACACATCAGGGTTGAAAAGAGAATTTAACAAAAATAGGCCCGTAAATCTACCCCGAATCTCTTCGAATGCAGTCCAAGAAACTCGAAGCCTTGCTTCTGAAACGAGTAGCTGGACCAGCCAAACCGAAATGATGAAGAATCTACGAAGAAACTATTCGCAAACTAAGCAGAAAAAATCCACCAGCTGGAGAATTTTCGCCGGCTTTGGTTGCCAGGTGCCTTGTTTCGACAAGAAAAATGTCAAGATCAATGATCAGATCATCCCAAACGGTATCACATACAAGACCTCGAAGGCCGGTCGAACCGGATCAGATCGAATATCCCGTCATCTCACCAAAAACCCGGACCAAGAATCACAAAAAGATTTCATCATAGACAAAATCAAGATCGAAGAAGATAAGTCAGAAGAGGCGAGAAAATCAATCGAAGTGTTTGGATCAAGGATTTCATCAAAGGGAGATATAGCTACGAATTTGGAAAGGAAACTCTCCATGTTAACATGGGACGCAATTCCAGACGGGAAAAGCCATCAGAATAGTATTCCAGCCGCCTCTACTGTCGGAACCAGCACAATAATTTGTGATGATATGGCTAGTGATGCAAGCTCCGATCTATTCGAAATCGATAATATCTCgggttgtataaatcaaatcttagcCTCAAAAACAGATCAAGGTGATGTCGTGTCTTGTTGCATGAGTCCTACATCACAATATGCACCAAGTGAAGCCAGTATTCAATGGAGTGTAGTCACGGCAGGCGCCGTAGATTACTCGTCGGTTCTGTCGGACACCGAAGAAAGATGGGTTAGCATTTCAGGCGACATGGTTTCAAGAAACAACAATATGAATCCAAGAAACAGAAACGGAGGGGGCAAGGAAGCACAAAAGATTCGGCCCGGCGGGCTTTTAGGATGCAAGAATCAGAAATCAGTTGATGTTGCTGATCAAACAGTATGTCTCAAGGCTCTGGAAAAAGTAAAACATTAA